DNA from Leptolyngbya iicbica LK:
TCGCCCCCCTGATCATCATCTGGTTTAAGAACAGCACCTTTGCCGCTTTAGTGGTGTGCGCGTGGATTGTGGCACTGTTTCCCATCGTCTCCAACACCACCTTGGGGCTGAATAGCGCTGACCGCAATCTGCAAAATCTGTTTCAGCTCTACGGGGCCTCTCGCTGGCAAACCCTGTGGCATCTGCGGTTGCCCAGCGCCATGCCCTACTTTTTAGGCGGCTTGCGCATTAGCGGCGGCCTCGCTCTGATTGGCGCGGTGGTAGCGGAGTTTGTCGCGGGAACCGGGGGCGCGCGATCGGGCATTGCTTATCAAATTTTGATGTCGAGTTATAAGCTCCAGATTCCCCGTATGTTTGCGGCCTTGGTGATGACTACCGTGTTGGGGGTGCTGATTTTTGTGAGTTTGACCTGGCTGAGCGATCGCCTGCTCCGCCACTGGCACGAAAGCGCCCTCCAGCGGGGAAATTAATTTCCCATCAGAACGGACTGGTAAGTTATCGATACCCCTGTTAGCGAGCCTGATTTCGGGCTTAAGTTGTGTGTTGCCTGTTATGCCGATAACTCCTTTTGCTATGCTCCCGTCTGCCCATGATTTCTGGTTGCGGAATGTCCGGATCCCTCACTGCTTTTTAGATGAAACCGTTAACCATCGCTCCGTCATTGAGTCGTTAGCGGCAGCTCCCTTTTTAGAAGATTTGGTGGCGGCAGATCTGCAGATCCAATCGGGACAAATTGCGGCGATCTCACCCGTCGGCACGGCTTCCCCTGAGAGTCCATCGGTGGACTTGGCACGGAGCCTCGTTTTGCCCTGCTTTGTCGATCTGCATACCCATCTGGATAAAGGGCACATTTGGCCCCGCCAGAGTAATCCAGACGGCACCTTTGATGAGGCACTGGCGGCGGTGATGGAGGATGCCTCGCACTGGGATCGCGACGACCTGTACCAGCGAATGGAATTTAGCCTGCGGTGTGCCTATGCCCATGGCACCCAAGCCCTGCGGACCCATTTCGACGCTTTTGGGGCCATGGCAGAGACAGCGCTGGAAGTCCTGGCCGTGTTGCAATCCGCGTGGCGCGATCGCCTCATCATTCAAGCCGTGAGCCTGGTCTCGCTGGACTATTACCTCACCGACCAGGGTGAACAGCTGGCTCAACTCGTGGCCGAGCATGGGGGCATTCTCGGTGGGGTCGCTTATCCGAACCCCGATCTCACCCAACAGCTAGATCGACTGTTTGACTTCGCTGCAGAATACGACCTCGCCCTCGATTTGCACGTGGATGAAAGTCTTGATCCGGCCTCGCAGGTGCTCCGTGCCGTGGCAGAAACCAAGCTGCGTCATAGCTTTGAAAATTCAGTCGTTTGCGGTCACTGCTGCTCGCTGTCAGTGCAATCCACAGCGGACGTTGCTGCCACATTAGAACGGGTCAAAGCGGCGGATATTGGCATTGTCAGCCTGCCCATGTGCAATCTCTATCTGCAAGATCGCCAACCGGGACTCACGCCACGTTATCGCGGCGTCACCATTTTGCACGAACTCAAAGCAGCGGGGATTCCCGTGGCGATCGCTAGCGACAACACTCGGGATCCCTTCTATGCCTATGGTGACCTGGATGGTCTTGAAGTGCTGACCCACAGTACTCGCATCGCCCACCTTGATCGCCCCATCGCCGACTGGCCCCTCGCCATCACCCGCACCCCCGCCGACCTGATGGGCTTGCCCACGGTGGGACGCATCGGCATCGGCCAATCCGCTGATCTGATTTTGTTCAAAGCGCGATCGTTCAGCGAGTTATTTGCGCGACCTCAGAGCGATCGCGTGGTGCTGCGACAGGGGCAAGCGATCGACACCACCCTGCCCGACTACGCCGAGCTCGATGCGCTATTGGGAGCGGATTAACCCTGGTTACTCGGTGGCAACATGGCTGTCAGCGATCGCTCTAGTACGGCTCGGTGGAAGTTTGCATACTATTTGTGACGAACAGAGGGGCCGGGGGGCAAGGGAGCAAGGCACTGGAAGGGTGTCTTTATTTCGGCCCTACAGTTCTAAAATCCATAGGCCCAACGAGCGCGATACCCCCGAGCATCGATGTGGGTAAATTTGGCGGCGCTGGCGAGCCCTCCGCGGGCGCCCCACCAGGGATCAAGCTGGGCATAAACCTGCTGTGGGCTCAGGCCATGCACGATGAAGTTTACGCCGTCCCCCGTCAGGTGGCGGGAGTTTTTGGTGCCGCCCACTTGCAAATTGGTGGCCGGATCGCGATACCAAGAGACAATTTCGATGGGTTTGTTGCCAAACAGCACGCGGATTTCTTCCAGCGCTTCGGCAATGCGAATCATGCCGTAGACCACCTCGGCACTGGCGGGAATGCGGGTGCCGCCGTGGGTCGCCTGCGCCCAAGTAAAGTAACCCCCGGCAATAATTGAGGTGTTGCTGTAGTAAGCCCCCTGAAAGCCCGGTAAGTTTATCGGTTTGCCGCGATCGCGGGTCTGCACCCGCCCAGCCGGATTCCGGTCTTGGGGATGATTGTTGGGCTCTGTTCCCTCTAACTCCACATCGGGGGCAAAGGCGTACCAAATGAAGCGATCGTCTTCCCCCAGCTGGGTATCAGCGACGGCCACCTTCAGATAACGGCCTTCCACCTCGCTGTAAGATTGCAGCGCCAATGTCGTTTGCTTGGGTATCAAGACTTTTTCGGCGCGATCGAGCTGACTGGCCAGGACGGGTCTGGCCTTAAACACCGTGTCGCTAATGACGTGTAGCATCAGCCGCTGTCCGGTCAGCTTCAGCGCCTTGGTGTCGGCAAACCAGATATCGGCATCGCCGTCTTCCCCGGCGATCCCAGCTAGCGTCAACTTGGTCGATTGGTTAACCGCTGGCGCATAGGACTGCAGTTGGAGCTCCGTCCCAGCGGCCACAAAACGCTTTTCGTCATCGCTTAAGTCACTCGCCAAAACAGGCCGTCGCTTCAAGACGGTATCTTGCAAGACGGTCGCCGTGACGCTGTCGCCCTCTAAGTCAATATCCGACTGCGCGACATACCAGGTCATATCGTTGGGATGACTCGGTTCCGGCTGAGCCAGCTCTAGTCTCAGGTGATGGCCAGCCGCCTCAGCAAAGAACTTGAGATCATATTCGCTGCCGCTGGGCACAAAGACCTTATCGGTATCGTTGAGCTCGCTCGATAAGACCGGTTGCAGCTTAAACAAC
Protein-coding regions in this window:
- a CDS encoding ABC transporter permease; protein product: MLRKSPSPPAASLGSPIVPRSSSGPTRLWTAIARPEVIAPLLVGLLALLLWEGAVRLFAIPPYLLPGPWLVGQTLIAEWSELFPSLLITLQITVLAFIAATVSGLLLAVLFAQRKWIERSLFPYAVMLQTTPIVAIAPLIIIWFKNSTFAALVVCAWIVALFPIVSNTTLGLNSADRNLQNLFQLYGASRWQTLWHLRLPSAMPYFLGGLRISGGLALIGAVVAEFVAGTGGARSGIAYQILMSSYKLQIPRMFAALVMTTVLGVLIFVSLTWLSDRLLRHWHESALQRGN
- a CDS encoding cytosine deaminase, which produces MLPSAHDFWLRNVRIPHCFLDETVNHRSVIESLAAAPFLEDLVAADLQIQSGQIAAISPVGTASPESPSVDLARSLVLPCFVDLHTHLDKGHIWPRQSNPDGTFDEALAAVMEDASHWDRDDLYQRMEFSLRCAYAHGTQALRTHFDAFGAMAETALEVLAVLQSAWRDRLIIQAVSLVSLDYYLTDQGEQLAQLVAEHGGILGGVAYPNPDLTQQLDRLFDFAAEYDLALDLHVDESLDPASQVLRAVAETKLRHSFENSVVCGHCCSLSVQSTADVAATLERVKAADIGIVSLPMCNLYLQDRQPGLTPRYRGVTILHELKAAGIPVAIASDNTRDPFYAYGDLDGLEVLTHSTRIAHLDRPIADWPLAITRTPADLMGLPTVGRIGIGQSADLILFKARSFSELFARPQSDRVVLRQGQAIDTTLPDYAELDALLGAD
- a CDS encoding D-Ala-D-Ala carboxypeptidase family metallohydrolase, producing MKAKVKNDTLFKLQPVLSSELNDTDKVFVPSGSEYDLKFFAEAAGHHLRLELAQPEPSHPNDMTWYVAQSDIDLEGDSVTATVLQDTVLKRRPVLASDLSDDEKRFVAAGTELQLQSYAPAVNQSTKLTLAGIAGEDGDADIWFADTKALKLTGQRLMLHVISDTVFKARPVLASQLDRAEKVLIPKQTTLALQSYSEVEGRYLKVAVADTQLGEDDRFIWYAFAPDVELEGTEPNNHPQDRNPAGRVQTRDRGKPINLPGFQGAYYSNTSIIAGGYFTWAQATHGGTRIPASAEVVYGMIRIAEALEEIRVLFGNKPIEIVSWYRDPATNLQVGGTKNSRHLTGDGVNFIVHGLSPQQVYAQLDPWWGARGGLASAAKFTHIDARGYRARWAYGF